In Acidimicrobiia bacterium, a single genomic region encodes these proteins:
- the mrdA gene encoding penicillin-binding protein 2 — protein MGHRSGWGLAGSVGVPMKKDTPGMRLSILGIVVVALFASLFARLWYLQVMVTDEFQVVAQANRVRVVPVGAPRGRILDVTGKVLVDNAISVQVTIDRTVLDKLEEDERTRVLTALAEALSRASKAKTVADIETDLANERYSPYVPVPVARDVPEDLKIWLDERGAELPGVSAVRVAVRQYPYGSLASHVLGYTGQINDTEFESMANSDKPYTLNDEIGKSGLELQYEAYLRGTPGTREIEVDAQNEPIRDIGGEAPIPGDDVVLNLNIDVQAQAEQALKTGLAFAQGRSCAGCKGAVVAQVGSTVVLDARTGGVVAMASYPTYNPADFIDGISDSEFAYLDDPANFAPQNNYAIQGQYAPGSTLKPFTAAAGLSAGILTPQTTINDTGSFDVPGCSGDSCTFQNDNGKAYGTVNLSRSLTVSSDVFYYGLGARFWREQDALGGPEMFRSLLERWGFYKDTGIDLPYEQSGRIPSPLWLTKFCEEVDCLEDTWRTGDNVNMAVGQGSVLLTPLQIANSYAAIGNGGIVWTPHVVKQILDGVTGEVIETIEPKELSRVDLLPEWRAAIVDGLQGVTTSEGGTASGAFSGFDSAAYPVAAKTGTAQVGTKKAPTAVFGSFAPAGNPQYAMSVLLQEAGYGGTTAAPIARRLYDVLSGAIPLVPAPPGGKLDDLATLAPEPGDVRD, from the coding sequence CCTGTCGATCCTGGGCATCGTGGTGGTGGCTCTGTTCGCATCGCTGTTTGCCAGGCTCTGGTACCTCCAGGTCATGGTCACCGACGAGTTCCAGGTGGTGGCCCAGGCCAACCGGGTGCGGGTGGTGCCGGTGGGGGCGCCACGCGGCCGCATCCTCGACGTAACGGGCAAAGTACTCGTCGACAATGCCATCTCGGTGCAGGTCACCATTGACCGCACCGTGCTCGACAAACTAGAGGAGGACGAGCGCACGCGGGTCCTCACCGCTCTTGCCGAGGCGCTCTCTCGTGCCTCGAAGGCGAAGACGGTGGCCGACATTGAGACCGACCTGGCCAACGAGCGCTACAGCCCGTATGTGCCGGTGCCGGTAGCGAGGGACGTACCCGAGGATTTGAAGATCTGGTTGGATGAACGTGGCGCCGAACTTCCGGGGGTATCGGCGGTGCGTGTCGCAGTGCGTCAATACCCCTACGGGAGCCTCGCTTCCCATGTCCTCGGCTACACCGGCCAGATCAACGACACCGAGTTCGAGAGCATGGCGAACTCCGATAAGCCGTACACGCTGAACGACGAAATCGGGAAGTCCGGCCTGGAACTGCAGTACGAGGCGTATCTACGCGGAACCCCTGGCACTCGCGAGATTGAAGTGGATGCCCAAAACGAGCCGATTCGTGACATCGGTGGTGAGGCGCCGATTCCTGGCGACGATGTGGTCCTCAACCTGAACATCGACGTGCAGGCCCAGGCCGAGCAGGCGCTCAAGACTGGCCTGGCCTTTGCCCAGGGCCGCTCCTGTGCTGGATGTAAGGGTGCTGTAGTAGCCCAGGTGGGTTCCACCGTGGTGCTCGATGCGCGCACCGGCGGGGTGGTGGCGATGGCTTCCTATCCCACGTACAACCCAGCCGATTTCATCGACGGGATCAGTGACTCAGAGTTTGCCTACCTCGACGACCCGGCCAACTTCGCGCCTCAGAACAACTACGCCATCCAAGGTCAGTATGCGCCGGGTTCTACCCTGAAACCCTTCACTGCGGCGGCTGGGTTGTCGGCAGGGATTCTCACCCCCCAAACCACCATCAACGACACCGGGTCGTTTGATGTGCCCGGTTGTTCTGGCGACTCCTGCACCTTCCAGAACGACAACGGCAAGGCCTATGGCACGGTGAACCTGAGTCGTTCCCTCACGGTGTCCTCCGACGTTTTCTACTACGGCCTGGGGGCACGATTCTGGCGGGAACAGGACGCCCTGGGAGGCCCAGAAATGTTCCGGAGCCTCCTGGAGCGCTGGGGTTTCTACAAAGACACCGGTATCGATCTCCCCTATGAACAGTCGGGTCGGATTCCCTCTCCGTTGTGGCTCACCAAGTTCTGTGAGGAAGTGGACTGCCTCGAGGACACCTGGCGCACGGGTGACAACGTGAACATGGCGGTGGGGCAGGGGTCGGTCCTGCTCACCCCCCTACAGATCGCCAATTCCTACGCCGCCATCGGGAACGGCGGGATCGTGTGGACTCCGCACGTTGTGAAGCAGATCCTTGACGGCGTCACTGGTGAAGTCATCGAGACGATTGAGCCGAAAGAGTTGAGCCGGGTGGATCTGCTCCCTGAGTGGCGCGCCGCCATCGTTGATGGCCTGCAGGGAGTGACAACCAGCGAGGGTGGCACCGCCAGCGGCGCCTTCAGCGGCTTCGATTCGGCGGCTTACCCGGTGGCGGCGAAGACGGGAACGGCTCAGGTGGGGACCAAGAAAGCACCCACTGCGGTGTTCGGTTCGTTCGCCCCCGCTGGCAATCCGCAGTACGCAATGTCGGTGCTCCTCCAGGAGGCGGGCTATGGCGGTACCACCGCCGCCCCCATTGCACGTCGGCTCTACGACGTGCTGTCCGGCGCCATTCCGCTGGTTCCAGCTCCCCCGGGCGGCAAACTCGATGATCTGGCGACGCTGGCTCCCGAACCGGGTGACGTGCGCGACTGA